A region from the Lycium barbarum isolate Lr01 chromosome 8, ASM1917538v2, whole genome shotgun sequence genome encodes:
- the LOC132607932 gene encoding uncharacterized protein LOC132607932, whose amino-acid sequence MGETHHCSAIFTKTLVQKKEDPGAFTIPCTVGKNKFAKALCDLGASINLMPLAIFNKMGLGTPHPMSMRLLMVDRTVKRPFGFLYDVLVRVEQFVFPADFVILDCEVDFEVPIILGRPFFATRRALVDVERDDLKF is encoded by the coding sequence ATGGGAGAAactcatcattgtagtgcaatttttaccaaaactttggTACAAAAGAAGGAAGATCCCGGAGccttcacaattccatgcacagTCGGTAAGAACAAGTTTGCAAAAGCTctatgtgatcttggagcaagcatcaatttgatgccACTTGCTATATTCAACAAGATGGGTTTGGGCACTCCCCATCCCATGTCTATGAGATTACTTATGGTGGATAGAACCGTAAAGAGACCCTTTGGCTTTCTTTATGATGTACTTGTGAGAGTGGAACAGTTTGTTTTcccggccgattttgtgatcttggattgcgAAGTTGACTTTGAAGTGCCCATAATCTTAGGAAGACCATTCTTTGCTACACGGCGAGCCCTCGTGGATGTGGAGAGAGATGATTTGAAATTttga